In one Gemmatimonadota bacterium genomic region, the following are encoded:
- a CDS encoding Rieske 2Fe-2S domain-containing protein, with translation MRPVEEPPEAEVTYPFGVDPNIARARTLPAEIYRSAAVFDRARERIFARSWQPVGELASLKAPGRVVPLTMLEGCLDEPLVLTRAEDGEPHCLSNVCTHRGALVVEGEGHRQSLRCRYHGRRFGLDGRMRFMPEFEEAEGFPSPADDLPRAPLREWGPLFFASIDPGWPFEEWIAPVEERTDWLRPHRFILDPTRSSDYLIEANWALYCDNFLEGFHLPYVHGASLGDKIDYAGYRTELFDWCNVQVGTARRDEPAFDPPVGHPDEGERVAAWYFWLFPNIMLNFYPWGLSLNVVQPLSPSRTRVLFRSFVGDAAKLDQGAGAELHRIEMEDEEIVESAQRGVRSRLYDRGRYSPTREEGPHHFHRLLARFLAVWAALFCLAAIAAPADAQRRGRPQPAERGWPPILVGLHAGSDNLSNASTLGAHVVIPVLPGGQVELGGNADIFFLNDLRERQFNLDGYLYPLSWFGTEAGPYAGGGIGWRNTIFLGDTERSTRSSYSVVAGVRSAVVGPVSLRIEARWIFVEDVEYDSRHLTIGASFPLWGRGSRGPFQPGG, from the coding sequence ATGCGGCCGGTTGAAGAGCCCCCCGAAGCCGAGGTGACTTACCCGTTCGGGGTCGATCCGAATATCGCCCGGGCGCGAACTCTCCCGGCGGAAATCTACCGAAGCGCGGCCGTCTTCGACCGGGCCCGCGAACGCATCTTCGCGCGCAGTTGGCAGCCCGTCGGAGAGCTGGCGAGTCTGAAGGCGCCCGGACGTGTCGTCCCCCTGACCATGCTCGAGGGCTGCCTGGACGAGCCCTTGGTTCTGACGAGGGCCGAAGACGGAGAGCCGCACTGTCTGAGCAACGTCTGCACCCACCGGGGGGCCTTGGTGGTGGAGGGCGAAGGCCACCGGCAGAGTCTCCGCTGTCGGTATCACGGCCGCCGCTTCGGGCTCGACGGCCGCATGAGGTTCATGCCTGAATTCGAGGAAGCGGAAGGTTTCCCCTCGCCGGCCGACGATCTGCCTCGCGCCCCGTTGCGGGAATGGGGGCCGCTCTTCTTCGCCTCGATCGACCCGGGATGGCCCTTCGAGGAGTGGATCGCCCCGGTCGAGGAGCGGACGGACTGGCTCCGGCCTCACCGCTTCATACTCGATCCGACCCGCTCGAGCGACTATCTGATCGAAGCCAACTGGGCCCTCTACTGCGACAATTTCCTCGAGGGCTTCCACCTTCCCTACGTGCACGGAGCCAGCCTCGGCGACAAAATCGACTACGCCGGCTACCGCACCGAGCTCTTCGACTGGTGTAACGTACAGGTCGGCACCGCACGGCGCGACGAACCTGCGTTCGATCCGCCCGTCGGCCATCCCGACGAGGGCGAGCGCGTGGCCGCCTGGTACTTCTGGCTCTTCCCGAACATCATGCTCAACTTCTACCCCTGGGGACTCTCGCTCAACGTGGTCCAGCCCCTGTCGCCATCCCGGACCCGCGTGCTCTTCCGGTCTTTCGTCGGAGATGCCGCCAAGCTGGATCAGGGGGCCGGAGCCGAACTTCACCGCATCGAGATGGAGGACGAGGAGATCGTGGAATCGGCGCAGCGGGGCGTCAGGTCGCGACTATACGACCGAGGCCGCTACTCCCCGACCCGCGAAGAGGGGCCTCATCATTTCCACCGCCTCCTTGCCCGATTCCTGGCGGTCTGGGCGGCGCTCTTCTGCCTTGCCGCCATCGCCGCTCCGGCCGACGCCCAGAGGCGCGGCCGACCCCAACCCGCGGAGCGAGGGTGGCCTCCCATCCTCGTCGGATTGCATGCGGGCAGCGACAACCTCTCCAACGCTAGCACTCTCGGAGCGCACGTGGTCATTCCCGTGCTCCCGGGCGGGCAGGTCGAGCTGGGAGGAAACGCGGACATCTTCTTTCTCAACGACCTGCGTGAGCGACAATTCAACCTGGACGGCTACCTTTACCCGCTCTCCTGGTTCGGAACGGAGGCGGGGCCCTACGCGGGCGGAGGGATCGGCTGGCGCAACACCATCTTTCTTGGAGATACCGAGAGGTCGACCCGGAGCTCCTACAGCGTCGTCGCCGGTGTGCGTTCGGCCGTGGTGGGGCCGGTAAGCTTGCGCATCGAGGCCCGTTGGATTTTCGTGGAGGACGTCGAGTACGATTCCCGCCATCTCACGATCGGGGCCAGCTTCCCGCTCTGGGGGCGCGGTAGTCGCGGACCGTTCCAGCCGGGAGGGTAA
- a CDS encoding FMN-binding glutamate synthase family protein — protein sequence MTPLILILVFGGLVVLAIYDIAQKRHAVLRNFPIIGHLRYLLEMVGPELRQYIVTSNDEERPFSRDQRSWIYASAKGQNNYSGFGTDNDLERSSNYLIIKHDTLQRPEDGTADADGVARGSDRYLLPCARVLGGRRGRRLAFRPRSVVGVSGMSFGSLSAAAVEAMNRGAEIAGCLHNTGEGGVASYHLNGGELIWQLGTGYFGARAPDGGFDRAEFMEKVDAHPIRAVEIKLSQGAKPGLGGVLPAEKVTAEIAGIRGVELGRSVVSPHYHREFSCVDGMLDFVEELAESSGLPVGIKSAVGQLGFWEELAEHMAEEDRGVDFISIDGGEGGTGAAPFSFADHVALPFKVAFSRVYRVFAERGVNQNVVWIGSGKLGFPQTASVAFSLGADMIAVGREAMMAVGCIQAQRCHTGHCPTGVATQNRWLVRGLDPTSKAGRLANYVVTLRKELKLISRACGVPHPALLTADHLEVLDGHFHGNSIRETFGYREDWGIPTGADVDELLA from the coding sequence ATGACTCCGCTCATCCTCATTCTCGTCTTCGGCGGACTCGTGGTCCTCGCCATCTACGATATCGCCCAGAAGCGACACGCGGTCCTGAGGAACTTCCCCATCATCGGCCATCTGCGGTATCTCCTGGAGATGGTCGGGCCGGAGCTGCGCCAGTACATCGTCACATCCAACGACGAGGAACGCCCATTTTCGCGTGATCAGCGAAGCTGGATCTACGCCTCCGCGAAAGGGCAGAACAACTATTCCGGCTTCGGGACCGACAACGACCTGGAGCGTTCCAGCAACTACTTGATCATCAAGCACGACACCCTGCAGAGACCGGAGGACGGGACGGCCGACGCGGACGGAGTCGCCCGAGGGAGTGACCGCTATCTCCTGCCATGCGCGCGAGTGCTGGGTGGGCGTCGGGGCCGGCGACTCGCCTTCAGGCCGCGCTCGGTCGTGGGTGTGAGCGGGATGAGCTTCGGCTCGCTCTCGGCCGCCGCCGTCGAGGCGATGAACCGGGGCGCTGAGATCGCCGGCTGTCTGCACAACACCGGCGAGGGCGGCGTCGCCTCCTACCACCTCAATGGCGGCGAGCTGATCTGGCAGCTCGGCACGGGCTACTTCGGCGCTCGAGCTCCGGACGGCGGCTTCGATCGGGCCGAGTTCATGGAGAAGGTGGACGCCCACCCTATCAGGGCCGTCGAAATCAAGCTCAGCCAGGGCGCCAAACCCGGACTGGGCGGGGTGCTGCCCGCCGAGAAGGTGACCGCCGAGATCGCCGGCATCCGCGGGGTCGAGCTAGGGCGCAGCGTGGTCAGTCCGCACTATCACCGCGAGTTCTCCTGCGTGGACGGGATGCTCGACTTCGTGGAGGAACTGGCCGAGAGTTCGGGCCTTCCGGTCGGCATCAAGTCCGCCGTGGGTCAGCTCGGGTTCTGGGAAGAGCTGGCCGAGCATATGGCCGAGGAGGATCGGGGCGTGGATTTCATCTCCATCGACGGAGGCGAGGGCGGCACGGGCGCGGCCCCGTTCTCGTTCGCCGACCATGTGGCGCTACCCTTCAAGGTCGCCTTCAGCAGGGTCTATCGCGTCTTCGCCGAGCGAGGCGTCAACCAGAACGTGGTCTGGATCGGCTCGGGCAAGTTGGGTTTCCCACAGACCGCTTCCGTGGCGTTCAGTCTCGGCGCGGACATGATCGCCGTGGGGAGAGAGGCGATGATGGCGGTCGGGTGCATCCAGGCCCAACGCTGCCATACCGGGCACTGCCCGACCGGCGTGGCGACCCAGAACCGATGGCTCGTGCGCGGGCTCGATCCGACAAGCAAGGCAGGCAGGCTTGCAAATTACGTCGTCACCCTGCGCAAGGAGCTGAAGCTGATCAGCCGAGCCTGCGGAGTCCCCCACCCCGCCCTGCTCACCGCCGATCACCTCGAGGTTCTGGACGGCCACTTCCACGGAAATTCGATCCGCGAGACCTTCGGCTACCGCGAAGACTGGGGGATCCCGACCGGGGCCGACGTGGACGAGCTTCTGGCCTGA
- a CDS encoding AAA family ATPase → MSAAQLVAVTRRPSPAARSGKFPFTVPAVATLKRLEISSQVTFLVGENGSGKSTFLEALAIACELPAVGSARLETDPTLARQRELAKELVITWRRRNRRGFFLRAEDFFGFQRKVARTRSDHEAELVRVDEEFAEASDLARTLARGTHLASLGALTSAYGNDPDARSHGEAFLNLFAKRLSPRGLFLLDEPEAALSPQSQLGFMSMLKAAVDDGSQFVIATHSPILMAIPGADLLSFDEVPIVHAAFDDLEPVNLVRDFLNAPERYLNHIWT, encoded by the coding sequence ATGAGCGCCGCGCAGTTGGTCGCTGTGACCCGGCGCCCGTCGCCTGCGGCGCGATCCGGGAAGTTCCCGTTCACCGTTCCCGCCGTCGCCACCCTGAAGCGGCTCGAAATCTCCAGCCAGGTCACCTTTCTGGTGGGGGAGAACGGCAGCGGGAAGTCCACCTTTCTGGAAGCGCTCGCGATCGCGTGCGAGTTGCCCGCGGTAGGTTCGGCAAGGTTGGAGACCGACCCGACGCTGGCCCGGCAGAGGGAGCTCGCCAAGGAGCTCGTTATCACCTGGAGGCGGCGCAACCGGCGCGGCTTCTTTCTGAGAGCGGAGGATTTCTTCGGATTCCAGAGGAAGGTCGCTCGCACCCGGAGCGATCACGAGGCCGAACTGGTCCGGGTGGACGAGGAATTCGCGGAAGCGTCGGATCTGGCGCGGACGCTGGCGCGGGGGACCCACCTCGCTTCGCTCGGCGCCTTGACGAGCGCTTACGGAAACGATCCCGACGCCCGGTCGCACGGCGAAGCCTTCCTCAACCTCTTCGCCAAGCGGCTTTCGCCTCGAGGTCTCTTCCTGCTCGACGAGCCCGAGGCCGCTCTCTCGCCTCAGAGCCAGCTCGGATTCATGAGCATGCTCAAGGCAGCGGTGGATGACGGGTCCCAGTTCGTCATTGCCACGCACTCGCCCATTCTCATGGCGATACCCGGGGCCGACCTGCTCTCGTTCGACGAGGTCCCGATCGTCCATGCCGCTTTCGACGATCTCGAACCGGTCAACCTGGTTCGGGATTTCCTGAACGCCCCCGAGCGCTACCTAAACCACATCTGGACGTAA
- a CDS encoding TonB-dependent receptor → MIGSIRTPESRFRRVILAAVCGASLFGLGEELAAQDGRIVGRVVDAETGEAVPGASITLPGSEDLHVTNDDGRFLISVAEGAHTLFISRIGYETMRMEGVEARVAAGPIEISLVPRSLQLNPIVVTASRTREKALEAPASVGSVSAFEMARISTLVPVEHVRSLPGVDAVRTGLNQHTVVARGFNAVMSGTLLTIVDNRYARVPSMRFNAHHMIPTTELDIERIEVSLGPGAALYGPNAASGVMHIVTTSPLDRTGTTVSLMGGERTVLHGQFRTAHALSDNLGFKISGQYFSGRDFEHEDPFEKAAALIDPSNPRIGNRLPLNKRGSVDGRVDWRFGGGSLVVASGLNRTPSSIELSEIGALQGVDWTTWYAQARFSSGRFFAQLFHNGNNAGESYLLRTGKKLVDRSSSSSGQFQHGIELRDGAQSFIYGLDLTTTTPRTEGTINGRFEDDDDWVEVGGYLHSVTRLSERLDLVTALRIDRHARLDELNLSPRIALVVKPTTDHSFRATVNRAFATPSTNNLFVDLPLSLIPMGPRALPFQLRGRGAVDGFTYGDRCESGYLSLCMYSPIVAGRLPANGTAVWNRLVDLVVPAELRALLYGPGGEGDPELVTVLRTFDLVAAQSGSTDPYVAVDGLPEGAEPLRSTIHNTAEVGYKGVLGRKLLVSVDLFAARARDFMGSLKIESPNVFLDAASVERFVLSRLQELIDQGAITPLRATTLARSLSSGALGTVAPDGEGSSDLVLSYRNYGEVEYWGADLGFRFLLDDRFQIDGSYSHLSSDCFDLNDDGSCGSVHDVAVNAPRHKGSVGAGFDDFERGFSARLKVRATGSFPMNSGVYIGKIDAYAVVDASVRFDLPGWAGTSIGLTGSNILNHRHTEFVGAPDIGRLLLLQLKREF, encoded by the coding sequence ATGATCGGATCGATTCGCACCCCGGAAAGCAGGTTTCGTCGGGTAATCCTAGCAGCCGTGTGCGGAGCCTCGCTTTTCGGCCTCGGCGAGGAGCTCGCGGCACAGGACGGCCGGATCGTCGGTCGGGTCGTCGACGCCGAAACCGGCGAAGCGGTGCCGGGAGCCTCGATCACTCTGCCGGGCAGCGAAGACCTGCACGTCACCAACGACGACGGGCGTTTTCTGATCTCGGTCGCCGAAGGCGCTCACACCCTGTTCATTTCCCGTATCGGTTACGAGACGATGCGCATGGAGGGCGTGGAGGCCCGCGTCGCGGCCGGTCCGATCGAGATCTCGCTAGTGCCCCGCTCCCTGCAGCTCAATCCGATCGTGGTCACGGCTTCGCGCACCCGAGAGAAGGCGTTGGAAGCACCGGCGTCGGTAGGCAGCGTTTCCGCCTTCGAGATGGCCAGAATCTCCACCCTCGTTCCCGTCGAGCACGTACGCTCGCTGCCGGGAGTGGATGCGGTTCGCACCGGGCTGAACCAGCACACCGTGGTGGCTCGCGGATTCAACGCCGTCATGTCCGGAACGTTGCTGACGATCGTCGACAACCGTTATGCCCGCGTCCCGTCCATGCGTTTCAACGCGCACCACATGATTCCCACGACCGAGCTCGACATCGAGCGCATCGAGGTGTCGCTGGGACCGGGCGCGGCCCTCTACGGACCAAACGCGGCTTCCGGGGTCATGCACATCGTCACCACCTCCCCGCTCGACCGCACCGGCACGACGGTTTCTCTGATGGGAGGCGAGCGGACCGTTCTGCACGGCCAGTTCCGGACCGCGCACGCGCTCAGCGACAATCTCGGTTTCAAGATCTCCGGCCAGTACTTTTCGGGACGCGACTTCGAGCACGAAGATCCTTTCGAAAAGGCCGCGGCCCTGATCGATCCGTCGAATCCGCGCATCGGCAACCGGCTTCCCTTGAACAAGCGGGGATCGGTGGACGGAAGGGTCGACTGGCGCTTCGGTGGGGGATCGCTCGTGGTGGCCAGCGGCCTCAACCGGACCCCGAGCAGCATCGAACTCAGTGAGATCGGTGCTCTTCAGGGGGTTGACTGGACGACCTGGTACGCTCAGGCGCGCTTCTCGAGCGGACGTTTCTTCGCGCAGCTCTTCCACAACGGCAACAATGCGGGCGAGTCGTACCTCCTCCGCACCGGCAAGAAACTCGTCGACCGCTCCAGCTCGTCGAGCGGCCAGTTCCAGCACGGAATCGAGCTTCGGGACGGGGCGCAGAGCTTCATTTACGGCCTCGATCTCACCACCACCACTCCACGTACCGAAGGCACCATCAACGGCCGTTTCGAGGACGACGATGACTGGGTCGAGGTCGGTGGCTACCTCCACTCCGTCACCCGGCTCTCCGAGAGGCTCGACCTGGTCACGGCCCTGCGCATCGACCGGCATGCCCGCCTCGATGAACTGAACCTCTCACCCAGGATCGCGCTCGTCGTCAAACCCACTACGGATCACAGCTTCCGAGCCACCGTGAACCGGGCCTTCGCGACGCCCTCGACCAACAACCTCTTCGTAGACCTGCCGCTCAGCCTTATTCCGATGGGGCCGCGGGCGCTGCCCTTCCAGCTCAGGGGGCGGGGCGCCGTCGACGGGTTCACCTACGGGGACCGCTGCGAGAGCGGCTATCTCTCGCTCTGCATGTACTCGCCGATCGTCGCGGGACGGTTGCCGGCGAACGGAACGGCGGTCTGGAATCGGCTTGTGGACCTCGTGGTACCCGCCGAGCTTCGCGCACTCCTGTACGGTCCGGGCGGGGAGGGCGACCCGGAACTGGTCACCGTACTGCGCACGTTCGACCTGGTGGCCGCTCAGTCCGGATCCACCGACCCCTACGTGGCGGTGGACGGCCTGCCCGAGGGGGCCGAGCCTCTGCGTTCGACCATCCACAACACCGCCGAGGTCGGCTACAAGGGCGTCCTGGGCCGCAAACTCCTGGTCTCCGTGGATCTGTTCGCTGCGCGGGCGCGGGATTTCATGGGCAGCCTCAAGATCGAGTCGCCCAACGTATTCCTCGACGCCGCCAGCGTGGAGCGCTTCGTTCTCAGCAGACTGCAGGAGCTCATCGACCAAGGCGCGATCACGCCTCTCCGCGCGACTACGCTCGCTCGCTCGCTGAGCTCGGGCGCTCTGGGCACGGTGGCTCCCGACGGGGAGGGGAGTTCGGATCTGGTACTCTCCTACAGGAACTACGGAGAGGTCGAGTACTGGGGCGCGGATCTGGGCTTTCGCTTCCTGCTCGACGACCGATTTCAGATCGACGGCTCATACTCCCACCTCAGCTCGGACTGCTTCGATTTGAACGACGACGGCAGCTGCGGCTCGGTACACGACGTTGCGGTGAACGCGCCGCGCCACAAGGGCTCCGTCGGGGCCGGCTTCGACGACTTCGAGCGCGGTTTCTCGGCTCGGCTCAAGGTCCGTGCCACAGGTTCCTTCCCCATGAACTCCGGGGTCTACATCGGAAAAATAGACGCCTACGCCGTCGTCGACGCCTCCGTGCGGTTCGACCTTCCGGGCTGGGCGGGAACCAGCATCGGTCTCACAGGATCCAACATCCTGAACCACCGGCACACGGAATTCGTGGGCGCCCCCGATATCGGACGGCTTCTTCTTCTCCAGCTCAAGCGCGAGTTCTGA
- a CDS encoding redoxin domain-containing protein: MKLNLLASAFVLLASPVAAQDLGPADGQDLPGTDLDRVVAGTEAPDFTAVTLDGDHLTLSGFRGEKDVVLFFYRGHW; the protein is encoded by the coding sequence ATGAAGCTCAATCTGCTTGCCAGCGCCTTCGTGTTGCTGGCATCGCCCGTCGCCGCCCAGGACCTGGGCCCGGCCGACGGCCAGGACCTGCCCGGAACCGACCTCGACAGGGTCGTCGCCGGCACCGAGGCCCCCGATTTCACCGCAGTCACCCTCGACGGCGACCACCTCACGCTCTCCGGATTCCGGGGAGAAAAGGACGTGGTGCTCTTCTTCTACCGCGGCCACTGGTGA
- a CDS encoding redoxin domain-containing protein gives MQDFLTEEQRETTEVIAISADNAEDLRKMVDRVAEENDGYRIDYTMVTDAGGAIIKRYGIYNENTPEGRLPLPHPTVYVIDREGMVRWKFTEVDYRVRPENADILAELEKIR, from the coding sequence CTGCAGGATTTCCTGACCGAGGAGCAGCGCGAGACCACCGAGGTCATCGCCATCTCCGCCGACAACGCCGAAGATCTGCGGAAGATGGTGGACCGGGTCGCCGAGGAGAACGACGGCTACCGGATCGACTACACGATGGTGACCGACGCGGGCGGAGCGATCATCAAACGCTACGGGATCTACAACGAGAATACGCCGGAGGGTCGTCTTCCCTTGCCGCACCCGACCGTGTACGTCATCGACCGCGAGGGCATGGTGCGCTGGAAGTTCACCGAGGTGGACTACCGGGTCAGGCCGGAGAACGCCGACATCCTCGCCGAGCTCGAGAAGATCCGCTGA
- the selD gene encoding selenide, water dikinase SelD yields MKDTPRDSRPRIRLSQLSHGAGUACKLGISELTQVLRHVAPVTDPNVLVAHATGDDAAVYRLAADRALVVTADFFTPIVDDPHDYGRIAAANALSDVYAMGARPLFALNLVGFPRELLGDGILERILEGGSEVARQAGVPIVGGHSIDDAEPKYGLVAVGEAHPDRLVTNTGARPGDRLVLTKPLGSGIVATAIKKNAASAEVIASAVATMSALNAAAAQVMRTHRVSAGTDVTGYGLLGHLRAMLLASGCAAELDADAVPVLDGVRALVRDGHVPGGTRRNLADVAADVDFAPSVDEVTRTLLADAQTSGGILMCVPPPALEACLADLTAAGATAAVIGELKEGRATIRVSSP; encoded by the coding sequence ATGAAGGATACCCCCAGAGATTCCCGTCCGCGGATCAGGCTCTCCCAGCTTTCCCACGGAGCCGGGTGAGCCTGCAAGCTCGGCATCTCCGAGCTGACGCAGGTCCTGCGTCACGTCGCTCCCGTCACGGACCCGAACGTCCTCGTGGCTCACGCCACGGGCGACGACGCCGCCGTCTACCGTCTGGCCGCCGACCGAGCCCTGGTGGTGACCGCGGATTTCTTCACTCCCATCGTCGACGATCCCCACGACTACGGACGCATCGCTGCGGCGAACGCTCTCTCCGACGTCTACGCGATGGGAGCGAGACCGCTCTTCGCGCTCAACCTCGTGGGATTCCCGAGGGAGCTCCTGGGCGACGGCATCCTGGAGAGGATTCTGGAGGGAGGAAGCGAGGTCGCTCGCCAGGCCGGAGTTCCGATCGTCGGAGGCCACTCGATCGACGACGCCGAGCCCAAGTACGGTCTCGTGGCCGTCGGGGAGGCGCATCCCGACCGGCTGGTCACCAACACCGGGGCTCGGCCGGGCGACCGGCTCGTTCTCACCAAGCCGCTCGGATCGGGCATCGTCGCCACGGCCATAAAGAAGAACGCAGCGAGCGCCGAGGTGATCGCTTCCGCAGTCGCGACCATGAGCGCCCTGAATGCCGCCGCCGCCCAGGTCATGCGCACCCACCGAGTGAGCGCCGGCACCGACGTGACCGGTTACGGACTTCTCGGCCATCTGCGGGCGATGCTCCTGGCGTCAGGTTGTGCTGCGGAGCTGGACGCGGATGCCGTACCCGTGCTCGACGGTGTGCGAGCGCTCGTACGCGACGGCCATGTTCCCGGGGGCACCAGGCGCAATCTGGCCGATGTGGCCGCTGACGTCGATTTCGCGCCCTCGGTCGACGAAGTCACCCGGACCCTGCTGGCGGACGCTCAGACCTCGGGCGGCATCCTCATGTGCGTGCCGCCGCCGGCGCTGGAGGCCTGCCTTGCGGACCTGACCGCTGCGGGCGCGACCGCCGCGGTGATCGGCGAGCTCAAGGAGGGGCGAGCGACTATACGGGTTTCTTCTCCATGA
- the lon gene encoding endopeptidase La, producing MAVSDTLPVLPLRNTVLFPGVAVPISAGRAGTVAAVHLALEGDRRMLALAQTKDVDSIDPAYFHKMGTTVRIIQTSRARSGLQLLVQGERRARAVEFIGEGETWSAKVERVSRIRPDPNDEAFLVLESELRERSSELSVRWGERGEAMGQVLNTVDDPGAAADLVAFYLTLKAPEKQKLLEMVDDHERLHHCLVAVEHDLARIDAREDIQAQVQSELGERQREVLLREQLRAIRKELGEEEERDEGEEMRKRIGELELDDEQRSEVERELRRLERTNPQSAEYQVIRTYLEWIVDLPWNERTEEKIDLTRAEEILHEDHYGLEEVKDRILEFLAVRKLQGERGKEGGRGPILLFAGPPGVGKTSIARSIARALDRKYVRVSLGGARDEADIRGHRRTYVGAMPGRVIQGMKQAKFKNPVFLLDEADKLGVSFQGDPSAALLEVLDPAQNSTFVDHYLGIPFDLSEVLFIATANRRDRIPPPLLDRMELVEFSGYTEAEKLEIARRYLLLRQLDENGLTEEHLDLSDDAISAVIRGYTREAGVRQLEQRIGALARRLARRIAAGEIESMEVGEEAVREILGRPKVHPERMADEPRIGVATGMFYTPMGGDIMFVEVSVMPGEGKLVLTGQLGDVMKESGRAALSYTKAHGAKLGVEAAALNGRGVHIHVPAGAIPKDGPSAGITMATALVSAASGRMVRHDVAMTGELTLTGRVLPIGGVKEKVLGAVRAEIREVILPEANDADLEDIPEEVRSQLTIHLARTLDDVLEVALMEKKPV from the coding sequence ATGGCGGTGAGTGACACCCTACCCGTTCTTCCGCTCCGCAACACCGTCCTCTTCCCGGGCGTGGCCGTTCCCATCTCGGCGGGCCGGGCCGGAACTGTCGCGGCGGTCCATCTCGCCCTCGAAGGTGATCGGCGCATGCTCGCGCTGGCGCAGACGAAGGACGTGGACTCCATCGATCCGGCCTACTTCCACAAGATGGGCACGACGGTGCGCATCATTCAGACGAGCCGGGCACGCAGCGGACTGCAACTGCTGGTACAGGGCGAGCGTCGGGCCAGGGCGGTCGAGTTCATAGGCGAGGGCGAAACCTGGTCCGCCAAGGTCGAACGCGTCTCGCGCATCCGGCCCGACCCGAACGACGAGGCCTTCCTGGTTCTCGAGAGCGAGCTCCGCGAACGCTCGTCGGAGCTGAGCGTACGCTGGGGTGAGCGGGGAGAAGCCATGGGCCAGGTGCTCAACACGGTGGACGACCCCGGTGCGGCCGCGGATCTGGTCGCCTTTTATCTGACTCTCAAGGCCCCCGAGAAGCAAAAGCTGCTGGAGATGGTGGACGACCACGAACGGCTCCATCACTGCCTGGTCGCGGTGGAGCACGACCTGGCTCGGATCGACGCTCGCGAGGACATCCAGGCACAGGTCCAGTCCGAGCTGGGCGAGCGGCAGCGCGAGGTACTCCTAAGGGAGCAGCTGCGCGCCATTCGCAAGGAGCTGGGCGAAGAGGAGGAGCGCGACGAAGGGGAGGAGATGCGGAAGCGCATCGGTGAACTGGAGCTCGACGATGAACAGCGTTCGGAGGTGGAACGCGAACTCAGACGATTGGAGCGCACGAACCCCCAGTCGGCCGAGTACCAGGTGATCCGCACGTACCTGGAGTGGATCGTGGATCTCCCCTGGAACGAGCGCACCGAAGAGAAGATCGACCTCACCCGCGCCGAGGAGATTCTCCACGAGGATCACTACGGGCTCGAGGAGGTGAAGGACCGCATCCTCGAGTTCCTCGCGGTGCGCAAGCTGCAAGGGGAGCGCGGCAAGGAGGGCGGACGTGGACCGATCCTGCTCTTCGCGGGTCCGCCGGGCGTCGGCAAAACCTCGATAGCGCGCTCGATCGCGCGGGCGCTCGACCGGAAGTACGTGCGGGTGTCGCTGGGCGGAGCCAGGGACGAGGCGGACATCCGCGGCCACCGGCGCACCTATGTGGGCGCAATGCCGGGTCGGGTCATCCAGGGGATGAAGCAGGCGAAATTCAAGAACCCGGTCTTCCTTCTCGACGAGGCCGACAAGCTGGGCGTCTCCTTCCAGGGCGATCCCAGCGCCGCGCTGCTCGAGGTCCTCGACCCGGCCCAGAATTCGACCTTCGTCGACCATTATCTAGGCATCCCCTTCGACCTTTCCGAGGTGCTGTTCATCGCGACCGCCAACCGGCGCGACCGTATTCCGCCCCCTCTTCTGGACCGCATGGAGCTCGTGGAGTTTTCCGGGTACACCGAGGCCGAGAAGCTGGAGATCGCCCGGCGCTACCTCCTGCTGCGCCAGCTCGACGAGAACGGACTCACCGAAGAGCACCTCGATCTCTCGGACGACGCCATCTCGGCGGTGATCAGGGGTTACACCCGGGAGGCCGGGGTCCGCCAATTGGAGCAGCGCATCGGCGCACTCGCGCGCAGGCTGGCCAGGCGGATCGCCGCCGGTGAGATCGAGAGCATGGAGGTGGGCGAGGAGGCGGTGCGCGAGATCCTCGGTCGGCCCAAGGTACACCCCGAGCGGATGGCCGACGAGCCCCGAATCGGGGTCGCCACCGGAATGTTCTACACGCCCATGGGCGGAGACATCATGTTCGTGGAGGTCAGCGTCATGCCCGGCGAAGGCAAGTTGGTTCTGACCGGCCAGCTCGGCGACGTGATGAAGGAATCTGGTCGGGCCGCCCTCTCCTACACGAAGGCGCACGGGGCGAAGCTGGGAGTGGAGGCGGCCGCCCTTAACGGACGCGGAGTGCACATCCACGTGCCCGCGGGGGCGATCCCCAAGGACGGTCCCTCCGCCGGCATCACCATGGCCACGGCGCTCGTCTCAGCGGCCTCGGGCCGGATGGTGCGTCACGATGTGGCCATGACCGGCGAACTGACCCTCACCGGGCGGGTCCTCCCTATCGGCGGGGTCAAGGAGAAGGTGCTGGGCGCGGTCAGGGCCGAGATCCGGGAGGTCATCCTTCCCGAGGCAAACGACGCCGACCTGGAGGACATTCCCGAGGAGGTCCGCTCTCAGCTCACCATCCATCTCGCCCGCACGCTCGACGACGTGCTCGAGGTGGCGCTCATGGAGAAGAAACCCGTATAG